AATAATCAGGGGGCCGGGGGCAACACTTTGGGGAGCCAATGCGGTAAACGGTGTAATTAATATAATTACGGAAGAAGCCGTAAATACTCAAAAAGGCTACGTTAACCTGATTACAGGCAATAACGAACAAATCGCATCGACAAGATATGGCGGAGAATTAAGTAGCAATACGAAATACAGAGTTTACGGTAAGTTTTCAAGACACAATGAAACAGAGACTTTAAGCGGAGCCGATTCCAACGATGAGTGGAATATGTGGCGTACGGGATTCCGTATAGACGGCAACAAGTCAACTAACGACTTATACACCATTCAAGGCGATGCGTATTCGGGAAATGAAAATCATAATCTGGTTTTACCGACGCTAACCTCTCCTTTTTCAACTACCGTACCCGATGATGAAGAGGTAAAAGGCGGCAACGTACTTGCAAGATGGAACAGGATATTTTCAAACGGTTCAAACACAACTATACAATCATATATAGATTATATAGACAGAAATGTTCATTATTTTAATCAGCAGAGATTAACTTATGACCTTGATATCCAGTATAATTTAAAGAAGCTTGGTGGGCATCAAATCACTGTAGGGGCAGGATACAGGCTTGTATCTGATGATATTGACGGAACGGCTTTCCTTAATTACACCCCTACTCAAAGAAACGATGACCTTTATAGCTACTTCATTCAGGACAAGATAACTTTAATAGACGAAAAACTGGCACTAACCGTAGGCTCTAAGTTTGAACATAATAATTACACAGGCTTTGAGCATCAACCGAGTGCAAGGATATCTTACACTCCTAATTTAAACCATACTTTATGGGCGTCGGTATCAAGAGCCGTCAGAGTTGCAAATAGAAATATGGAAGATGTTAATTTTCGTGCGGCAGGCTCCGGTTCAGGCTTTGTAACTTTTGTCGGCAACAAGCAGGCAGACTCAGAAGAACTTGTAGCATATGAAACCGGATACAGGGCTAAACTTCATAAGAATTTTTCATTTGATATTGTGGGCTTTTATAATTCATACGATAATTTAGCATCAAATGAATTTTTGAATGCTCTTACGGTTCAGGCAGGCAATAACAACAGCGGCAAGACTATCGGTTACGAAGTATCCGCAAAGTGGAGTGCTACTAAAAACATCATATTGGCAGCAAATTACACTAACATAAATATGGATATTGATTCGGCATCGGCAAGTCAGGTAACTTCTGCTTTAAATACACCTAAACATCAGGTCGGTATTTCTTCACACATAAACTTGCCAAAGAACATACAATTTAACAATCATTTATATTACAACCATAAGATACAGAATGGGGCAATTCCTTCATACTACAGATGGGACAGTAACATAAAATGGAAATTAAAAGAAAATTTTGAAATAACCCTAGCAGGTCAAAATTTAACAGATTCAAAGCATCAGGAGTTCACCGCATTTACATATAGTAATCAGGCTAATATCGGTAGAAATGTTTATGTAAAATTAAACTACCACTTTTAAAAGAGGTAAAAAATGGAGAAAAAAGTAAAATATTCTTTTTTTCATAAAAACAACAAACACGAATTAGTGCAGGATTACTTTCAATTAAGAACAGAAGTATTTCGAGAATATTGGGAGCTTGATAATTTTTCAGGTGAAGAAGATGAATTCGATAATGACGCACATATTCTGGTAATACATAAAAATAATGTATGTGTCGGAGGAGCAAGACTAGTTCTTCACTTACCCGGTAGTAGCAATTTACTCCCGATAGAGACCGATTCTTTTAAAATGGTTAGATTGTTTCCCGATTTTAATTTGGAAACAAACATATACTCGGAGCTATCCAGAGTTGTGTTGTCAAAAGAATACCGAACAGGAGAGTATTCGGCTTTTTTATACCACATGATCGGAGAAAAAGCACGCTCTTTAAATGTAAAGTATGTATTTGCCTGCGCCCCTTTATGTCAGGCTAGAATGTCCAAAATTGCATGTAGAAAAGTAGGAATCAATCTGGAAATAAAATCCGAAATAGATGTTCCCGAACTTCCTACATACGAAGGAAATAAAATGTATTTGTCCATTACTGACTTGACAAATACTCACTCAACCAAATATCAGGAACATTTACAAATAAAAGATACGGTATGATAAAGTTCTTATTCTCAAAATGTCCGGTACTTTTTGTATCGGGCATGGTCTTATTATGGAGTGCGTCCTCATATGCTCAGACCGATGAGAGTAGGGTTAAGGCATTGTGGGTGCATACCCTGATATCATACATAAAGTGGGATAGTGAGCATGAAAAACAAGATAAAACTATATGTACCAGAGGTCTGGACAGGACTTATCACTTCCTAAAAGAGATTCAGGAAGAAAAAAAAACTTCATATAATTTTATAGAAACCGGTAGTAACTCCGATCTGAATCAATGTAATTTGCTTTATATAGCAGCGTCCGAGAGGAACAACTTATCAAGCATATTAAACAATGTCGAATCAAAGAACATAGTTACCGTAAGTGACATAAAAGGTTTCGCCGAAGATGGCGGAATAATCGAACTTTCCCATAAAGACGGTACGGTAAAAATAAAAGTAAACGTTAAAGCAGCAAAAAAAGCAAAAGTAATAATAAATAGCGACCTGCTTGCAGTTTCTACTATTATCGACAAATAACTGTTCGTTCGTATTTCTAATTGTATTTAAATACAACTCTATATAATATGCCTTTATAAAAAATATAGTGATGATTGTGCAGAAATATATTGAACGAATAAGGAGGCTAGAAGGCAAGAGGCGATATTTTTTTTCGTTCATATTCGGTTGCCTTAGCGGTTTGTCTTTGCCTCCTGTTTATATGATTCCTGCTGCGATAGTCGGTTTTACAGCCCATTTGCATCAAATTGAATCTTGTACAAATAAAAAACAATCATTTTGGCTTGGCTGGTTCTACGGTCTGGGCTTTTTTGTAGTCGGTCTGTATTGGATATCGTTTGCACTTCTTGTGGATATAGAACAATTCGGCTGGATGATTCCTTTTGCAATGTTCGGCATACCTGCCGTTCTGGCTATATATACCGCCATAGTTTCCTTAATAACATACAAACTAAAATATACGGGCTATCAAAGGGTGATTTTATTTGCCGTAATATGGACGGCATTTGAAATGTTACGAGGAATAGCTTTCACCGGATTTCCATGGAATTTAATCGGTTATATCTGGACGGTGTCCGACTCCATGCTTCAAATAACCGGTATCACAGGTATATTCGGCTTGAGCTTTATTACCGTTTTGGCATTTTGTATGCCCTACTGTATTAATCGAAGCGGCAAAAAACCTGTAATAATAGCCTTTAGCGTTTTATTGCTTACATTCGCCTTCGGTCAATTAAGGCTGTGGAATGCTGAAAATACATTTTATCATCAGAAAATAAGGATAGTTCAGGGCAATATCGAACAGCAAAATAAATGGGACGAGGACTATAGGAGTAGTATAATAAATAAATATCTGAAAATGACCGTTTCAAAACCTTTTTATGCGGTAAAGTACGTATTATGGCCTGAATCTGCAATTCCTTATTATCTGGAAGCAGATTCATTTCTTACCGATGCTATAGGCAACGTAACTCCTTCAGGTGGATTCTTAATTACAGGCTCAATACGTTCGGAACGCTCCGAGCTTGGTTTTACAGGAAATATATATAACTCAATTCACACAATTGACCATAACGGAACTATAATATCGGTTTATGATAAACATCACCTTGTACCGTTTGGCGAATATGTGCCGTTGCGTTCCGTTCTTCCTATCGAAAAAATAACTCCCGGTCAAAAAGACTTCACCGAAGGAAACGGAGTAAAGACCATGCCTGTTCCGGGCATGCCTTCATTCAGCCCTCTTGTTTGTTATGAGGCTATATTCCCCAATGCCGTAATTGATAAAAATAACCCGCCCGACATGATGATAAACGTTACTAACGATGCATGGTACGGCAACAGCTCCGGTCCATATCAACACTTTAACACGGTACGGGTAAGGTCAGTTGAACACGGCATACCTTTAATAAGGGCTGCAAATAACGGAATATCGGGAGTTATAGACCCTTACGGCAGAGTCTTAGAAAAAACTAAATATGGTGAAGATGCCGTTTTAGACGCTAAAATACCCCACGCCTTAAAATCCCCTACCCTTTACACTAAATTCGGGAATTATATTATTATGCTAATTATGTTAGCTATGTGCGGATTTGTATATTTTAGAAAAAATTTGGGCATTGCTAACTAATAGAAACTTGTAAAATTCATTTACGTCATACCCTGTGTTTTCTTTAGAAAACTATAGGGCGATCTTATGAGATTACCCTATAATTGCCTTTGGCAATTCGGGTAATGACGTTTCTCTTTTAGGATAGGAATTGAACAAGTTACTATAGGTTAGCAATGCCTAAATTTATAGTATTTACTTTATCTGCAATACATAAATAAGCGAAAATAACTTCCTTAACGTTTCAAAATCCACAGATATCCTTTCGTCCAAAAGCTCCTCAAGGATTTCCGAACCTTCATTATGCACCCCTCTCCTGCCCATATCTATAGCTTCCGTCCTTCTTGGATCGGCAGTTTTTACGGCATCATAATAGCTTTCACAGATAATGTGATAGTCCTTGATAACCGATCGAAGCGGAGAAAGGGAAAAAGACAGGTTCTCAAGTTTGTTATCACCGTTACTGATATTCATTACAAACTTGTTGCTGACTATTTCAACGCACAAATTATAAGGACCCGAATGTCCTTTCAACTCGAACTCGTTTTCTTCAAGTATATCTGTAATAGCTCTTTGGCGAAGATGGCTGTTTTTTTCACTGCGGATTATAGACTTTGAATCTATTGAGATTTTTTCAATCCTGTTATCAGTCATGCCTTGCCCTTATTGACAGAGCGTGGGCTGTCAATCCCTCTTCATCAGCAAGGCAGGCAGTACGCTTTGCAAGCTTGAAGAACGCTTCCTTGTCGCACCCGATAAGAGAAATTCTTTTCAAAAAGTCATAAACCGACAAGCCCGATGAAAATCTTGCAGTTCCCGCCGTAGGCAGAACATGGCTGGGACCTGCCATATAATCCCCTATCGCCTCAGGTGTAAAACGCCCTATAAATATCGCACCTGCATTTTTGATATCTTTTACGATAGAATTTGCGAATTTATCATCTAAGGCTAGCTCAAGATGCTCAGGTGCTATCCAATCTATCAGGTCAACCACTTCTTTTTCAAGGTCTTCAACTATTATGACCGCACCATTTTCCGACCAGCTTGCACCTGCTATTTCCGCACGTTCCAGCTCTACGCATATCTTATCTACCGACTTCATCACTTCAAAAGCGAACTGTTCATCGTCAGTTATTAAGATACTTCTTGCGTTTTCATCATGTTCTGCCTGTGATAACAGGTCACTTGCTATCCATTCGGGGCTGTTCTTGTTGTCGGCAACTACCAGTATTTCTGAAGGCCCTGCTATCATATCAATACCCACATAGCCTGAAAAATAGCGTTTAGCGGCAGCGACATAAGCATTTCCCGGACCTACTATCATATCCACCCTCGGAACGCTCTTTGTACCCGTTGCCATTGCAGCGATTGCCTGAGCTCCGCCGATTTTGTATATCTGATGAATACCGGCTATTTTTGCGGCTGCCAAAACTGACGGGCTTAACTTTCCGTGAGGTGCAGGAACGACCATTACAATATTTTCAACGCCTGCAACTTTTGCAGGAATTGCGTTCATTAAAACTGAACTTGGATAACTGGCTAGCCCTCCGGGAACATAGATACCGACATTTTTTATAGGCTTCCATATATTACCGAGCCTGACCCCTATATCATCTTTATAGTCAATATCTTTGGGCATCTGCTTTTTATGATAGGATTCTATCCTGTCCGCTGCGGTTTCCAGAGCATCTATTACATTACTTGAAACGGCATTATATGCTAACTGTATCTCTGTTTCGGTAACTTTTAACTCCTCGACCGAATCAGCTTTGACATTATCAAACATGTTTGTATATTTAAGTACGGCATCATCACCTTCTGCCATTACTTCATCACATATCTTTTTAGCCGAATTAACAACTTCAGGACGCATTTCAGCCTTACTTGAAAATGCCATTAACTCATCAAGGAATTTTATAAAATTCTCATCTGTACTTTTAGCTATCTTAACCATTTATAGCTCCTTTAAAACCGTCAACTATTTCATTTATCTCACTGCCCAGAGTTTTCAACGCCGTGCGGTTTACTATCAGACGGGAGGAAATATCCGCTATTTTTTCAACTTCCTCTAAACCGTTAGACTTGAGTGTAGCACCGGTTGAAACAAGGTCAACTATCCTGCGGCATAATCCCAATTTAGGGGCAAGTTCCATTGCGCCGTTTAATTTTACACATTCGGTCTGAACGCCTTTTTCAGCGAAAAATTCTTTAGTGGTTCTGGGATATTTAGTAGCAACACGGATATGGCTCCATCTGGAAGGGTCTTCTTCTTTTACCAGACCTTTTGTAGCTGCAACCGACATGCGACACTTCCCTATACCCAAATCCAGTAATGAATACACCTCATTATTATCAAATTCGGTTATAACGTCACTTCCGGCAACACCGATAGCCGCCGCTCCAAATGCAACGAACGTTACAACATCAAAGCTCCTTACCCTGATAATATCAAAGTTACTTTTATTCGTCGTAAATCGCAGCAATCTTGTATTTGAATCGAAAAACTCCTTCTCCGGAACTATTCCAGCTTTATCGAACAAAGGCATCAGCTCTTCTAAAATGCGACCTTTAGGGACTGCAATAATTAATTTATCCGTCATCTTACTTTTATAATATATTTTAAGAGTTTTCGAATATATCAAATAACATTAAAAAATAAAAGTATAATCGGCAATAACTAACGCAGAGTGTTTGATAAACATAGTGCAAAAGTCAAAGAACTACTCTCCCCTTGCCGGAGAGTTAAAAACACAAAGTGTTTTTGTGAGGGGTAAAAACTCGCAAGTGTTTGTTAGACCTACGAAAGGGGATAAAAAGAACTCAAATTTGTGGGTGAAGGATTTTTTCAACATATGCTTTAATTTCAAGCTGCTGTTTTTTGTTGAAACACCCCTCCCTCTTCCTAACCTTGTCCCAAAGGGAGAAGGAACCAATATTTGAACTTTAACCTTTTGCAAATGGTTCTATAATACTCGGCATACGCAGTCTTTGACCTGCTTATCCAAGCTCAATCTTATGATTCTCCGATTAAAACTAAGCGGTGACGCAGCTTTCTTGCTTTTCTTCTTTTAAATCACTTTTCGTATCTTCGTTTTTTTTACTATCCGATTCGGAAGCGGCTATAGCTTTTACCAAAGATAATACTTTTTTCCTGAGTTTTATATCCGCTATAGATTGATAAGCCTTAACAAGAGCCATTAACTCCTTGTTATTGAACTTTTCATGTTCAAACAAAAAATCACCGTCTGCTAAAGAGCTGTTTTTTCTAGAATTACTTTCGTCAAGGTCTTCAAAAAAATAAGAAATGCCCACGCCCAGCAAACATGAAAATTCGTATAAACGGCTGGAGCCGATTCTATTTAAACCTCTTTCATATTTTTGAACCTGTTGAAAAGTTATGCCAACAGAATCACCAATATCTTCCTGACTCATACCAAGAATAGTCCTTCTTGCTCTAAGTCGTTTACCTACATGAATATCTACCGGATGCGGAACCATAATTTTACAAACTTTATATTTAACTCTTCAAAACCCTTAAGAAATTAACAGATACACTAAAAAATTAATTCTTAATAGACTAATTTAACTACCTAACCACACGGTTGAGCAAGGAAATACTCGCTCAACCACACGTCAAAGCTGCACAATTATCGAAAAAAGCAATATTTATCAAAACCTTACATTAATGAAAAAAATATTCCGAATATGCCTACTCCGCAATGGAATATAAGGTTAAAAAATAAAACCTTACAAGACAATGTTAATAGCATCTCATCTAAAACACTTAAAAACATTCATAAAATTGCCGATTAATTAGAAAGCATGTTGTATTTTTCGGTCACTTGCTGTATAAGGCTGTTCTTGAAATTATCTTATGGAATTTTTATGACTCAGATTCGCAATATTGCAATCATTGCACACGTTGACCACGGCAAAACCACACTTATTGACAACCTTTTGAAGCAAAGCGGCACTTTTAGAGAAAATGAGAACGTGCAAGAACGTGTTATGGATAGTAACGACCTTGAAAAAGAACGTGGCATAACAATACTTGCAAAATGTACCTCCATTAATTGGAAAGATACACGAATTAATATCATAGACACTCCCGGACACGCCGACTTCGGAGGAGAAGTTGAGCGTGTATTGTCAATGGCGGACGGAGTTATACTTTTAACCGACGCTGCCGAAGGTCCTATGCCTCAGACAAAGTTCGTACTTTCAAAAGCACTTGCACAGGGTTTAAAACCGATAGTTGTTATAAATAAAGTTGATCGCCCGGACGG
This genomic window from Pseudomonadota bacterium contains:
- a CDS encoding TonB-dependent receptor; this encodes MKIKLLVASTFYITCFNWANANNLSPLEELLNTKVTTVSKVEERAFDAAAAIHVITKEDIKRSGLTSIPEILRLAPGVQVAQAGSGQWAISVRGFNGQFSNKLLVLIDGRSVYTPLFSGVYWDVQDTLIEDIKQIEIIRGPGATLWGANAVNGVINIITEEAVNTQKGYVNLITGNNEQIASTRYGGELSSNTKYRVYGKFSRHNETETLSGADSNDEWNMWRTGFRIDGNKSTNDLYTIQGDAYSGNENHNLVLPTLTSPFSTTVPDDEEVKGGNVLARWNRIFSNGSNTTIQSYIDYIDRNVHYFNQQRLTYDLDIQYNLKKLGGHQITVGAGYRLVSDDIDGTAFLNYTPTQRNDDLYSYFIQDKITLIDEKLALTVGSKFEHNNYTGFEHQPSARISYTPNLNHTLWASVSRAVRVANRNMEDVNFRAAGSGSGFVTFVGNKQADSEELVAYETGYRAKLHKNFSFDIVGFYNSYDNLASNEFLNALTVQAGNNNSGKTIGYEVSAKWSATKNIILAANYTNINMDIDSASASQVTSALNTPKHQVGISSHINLPKNIQFNNHLYYNHKIQNGAIPSYYRWDSNIKWKLKENFEITLAGQNLTDSKHQEFTAFTYSNQANIGRNVYVKLNYHF
- a CDS encoding GNAT family N-acetyltransferase yields the protein MEKKVKYSFFHKNNKHELVQDYFQLRTEVFREYWELDNFSGEEDEFDNDAHILVIHKNNVCVGGARLVLHLPGSSNLLPIETDSFKMVRLFPDFNLETNIYSELSRVVLSKEYRTGEYSAFLYHMIGEKARSLNVKYVFACAPLCQARMSKIACRKVGINLEIKSEIDVPELPTYEGNKMYLSITDLTNTHSTKYQEHLQIKDTV
- a CDS encoding YfiR family protein, whose protein sequence is MIKFLFSKCPVLFVSGMVLLWSASSYAQTDESRVKALWVHTLISYIKWDSEHEKQDKTICTRGLDRTYHFLKEIQEEKKTSYNFIETGSNSDLNQCNLLYIAASERNNLSSILNNVESKNIVTVSDIKGFAEDGGIIELSHKDGTVKIKVNVKAAKKAKVIINSDLLAVSTIIDK
- the lnt gene encoding apolipoprotein N-acyltransferase, whose product is MQKYIERIRRLEGKRRYFFSFIFGCLSGLSLPPVYMIPAAIVGFTAHLHQIESCTNKKQSFWLGWFYGLGFFVVGLYWISFALLVDIEQFGWMIPFAMFGIPAVLAIYTAIVSLITYKLKYTGYQRVILFAVIWTAFEMLRGIAFTGFPWNLIGYIWTVSDSMLQITGITGIFGLSFITVLAFCMPYCINRSGKKPVIIAFSVLLLTFAFGQLRLWNAENTFYHQKIRIVQGNIEQQNKWDEDYRSSIINKYLKMTVSKPFYAVKYVLWPESAIPYYLEADSFLTDAIGNVTPSGGFLITGSIRSERSELGFTGNIYNSIHTIDHNGTIISVYDKHHLVPFGEYVPLRSVLPIEKITPGQKDFTEGNGVKTMPVPGMPSFSPLVCYEAIFPNAVIDKNNPPDMMINVTNDAWYGNSSGPYQHFNTVRVRSVEHGIPLIRAANNGISGVIDPYGRVLEKTKYGEDAVLDAKIPHALKSPTLYTKFGNYIIMLIMLAMCGFVYFRKNLGIAN
- a CDS encoding UPF0262 family protein, whose amino-acid sequence is MTDNRIEKISIDSKSIIRSEKNSHLRQRAITDILEENEFELKGHSGPYNLCVEIVSNKFVMNISNGDNKLENLSFSLSPLRSVIKDYHIICESYYDAVKTADPRRTEAIDMGRRGVHNEGSEILEELLDERISVDFETLRKLFSLIYVLQIK
- the hisD gene encoding histidinol dehydrogenase: MVKIAKSTDENFIKFLDELMAFSSKAEMRPEVVNSAKKICDEVMAEGDDAVLKYTNMFDNVKADSVEELKVTETEIQLAYNAVSSNVIDALETAADRIESYHKKQMPKDIDYKDDIGVRLGNIWKPIKNVGIYVPGGLASYPSSVLMNAIPAKVAGVENIVMVVPAPHGKLSPSVLAAAKIAGIHQIYKIGGAQAIAAMATGTKSVPRVDMIVGPGNAYVAAAKRYFSGYVGIDMIAGPSEILVVADNKNSPEWIASDLLSQAEHDENARSILITDDEQFAFEVMKSVDKICVELERAEIAGASWSENGAVIIVEDLEKEVVDLIDWIAPEHLELALDDKFANSIVKDIKNAGAIFIGRFTPEAIGDYMAGPSHVLPTAGTARFSSGLSVYDFLKRISLIGCDKEAFFKLAKRTACLADEEGLTAHALSIRARHD
- the hisG gene encoding ATP phosphoribosyltransferase, which codes for MTDKLIIAVPKGRILEELMPLFDKAGIVPEKEFFDSNTRLLRFTTNKSNFDIIRVRSFDVVTFVAFGAAAIGVAGSDVITEFDNNEVYSLLDLGIGKCRMSVAATKGLVKEEDPSRWSHIRVATKYPRTTKEFFAEKGVQTECVKLNGAMELAPKLGLCRRIVDLVSTGATLKSNGLEEVEKIADISSRLIVNRTALKTLGSEINEIVDGFKGAING
- a CDS encoding helix-turn-helix transcriptional regulator, which gives rise to MVPHPVDIHVGKRLRARRTILGMSQEDIGDSVGITFQQVQKYERGLNRIGSSRLYEFSCLLGVGISYFFEDLDESNSRKNSSLADGDFLFEHEKFNNKELMALVKAYQSIADIKLRKKVLSLVKAIAASESDSKKNEDTKSDLKEEKQESCVTA